Proteins found in one Planococcus citri chromosome 2, ihPlaCitr1.1, whole genome shotgun sequence genomic segment:
- the fand gene encoding pre-mRNA-splicing factor syf1 homolog, which yields MVVDTRTPRIVFNEEDLPYEEEILRNPYTVKPWMRYIDHKRDAPKNQVNVIYERALKELPGSYKLWYNYLRVRRKQVRAKCITDPAYEDANNAFERALVFMHKMPRIWIDYCNFMLLQQKITRTRRVFDRALRALPITQHNRIWPLYIKFVRNYNIPETAIRAYRRFLKYSPEDAEDYIEYLISIDRLDEAAVKLAEIVNREHFVSKHGKSNHQLWNELCELISKNPHKVRSLKVDAIIRGGIRRYTDQLGHLWNSLADYYVRSGLFERARDIYEEAIQTVTTVRDFTQIFDAYSQFEEISLAKRLEELSEDMTPEEETEVELKMARLSDIMERRMLLLNSVLLRQNPHNVQEWHKRVQLYEGHPHEIIKTYTEAVQTVEPKLAVGKLHTLWVEFAKFYESNKQFKEAAVVFQKAVEVPYQKVDDLASVWCEWAEMEIRRERYDAALKLLQKATVLPSRKVAYHDEKEPVQARVHKSLKLWSMYADLEESVGTFKSCKAVYDRIIDLKIANPQLIINYGLFLEENKYFEEAFRAYEKGISLFKWPNVFDIWNTYLSKFLNRYGGKQLDRARDLFIQCLEHCPPKFAKNFYLLYADMEEKYGLARHSMEVYRRATQAVLPEEKLEMYGIYIKKAHTMYGIDKVRQIYEEAIENLDVEGSKIMHLKFSELETKLGEIDRARAIYAHCSEMCDPRVTADFWETWTNFEVQHGSEDTLKEMLRIKRSVQASYNTQVNMMSAQMLAAAANASGTVSDLAPGAKDGMRMLEAKAAEMSAAAGEIIAAENRGPRVEISFVRGETTGGDKNNDGPNVANPDEINIDEDDDDDDDA from the exons ATGGTGGTGGATACGCGAACTCCTCGTATAGTTTTCAACGAAGAAGATCTTCCTTACGAGGAAGAAATCCTTCGTAATCCGTACACGGTGAAGCCATGGATGCGTTATATCGATCACAAAAGAGACGCTCCGAAAAATCAAGTGAATGTGATTTACGAAAGAGCCCTGAAAGAGTTACCCGGCAG ttatAAATTATGGTATAATTATCTGCGAGTACGTAGAAAACAAGTACGAGCTAAATGCATCACAGATCCGGCGTACGAAGATGCTAATAATGCATTCGAAAGAGCGTTGGTGTTCATGCACAAA ATGCCCAGAATATGGATAGATTACTGCAACTTTATGTTACTCcaacaaaaaatcaccagaaccCGGCGTGTATTCGACAGAGCCCTGCGAGCGTTACCGATCACCCAACATAACCGTATATGGCCGTTATATATTAAATTCGTTCGAAATTATAACATTCCGGAAACAGCCATACGAGCGTACCGAAGGTTTCTCAAA tatTCGCCCGAAGATGCCGAAGATTACATCGAGTACTTGATCTCTATCGATAGACTTGACGAAGCAGCTGTCAAACTGGCCGAAATCGTCAACAGAGAGCATTTCGTCTCGAAGCATGGTAAATCGAATCATCAGTTGTGGAACGAGCTATGCGAGCTGATTTCGAAAAATCCTCACAAAGTGAGATCGTTGAAAGTGGACGCTATTATTCGTGGTGGTATTAGAAGATATACGGATCAGTTAGGTCACTTATGGAATTCATTAGCTGATTATTATGTTAGAAGCGGGTTGTTCGAGAGG GCGAGAGATATTTACGAAGAAGCTATTCAGACTGTTACCACTGTTAGAGATTTTACTCAGATATTCGACGCGTATTCGCAGTTCGAAGAAATTAGTTTAGCGAAACGACTCGAAGAACTGAGTGAAGATATGACTCCAGAAG AGGAGACTGAAGTCGAATTGAAAATGGCCCGCTTATCTGATATCATGGAACGCCGTATGTTACTTTTGAACTCTGTGCTTCTCAGACAAAATCCTCACAATGTGCAAGAATGGCATAAACGAGTACAATTATACGAAGGTCATCCGCACGAA ATTATTAAAACGTACACGGAGGCAGTTCAAACAGTCGAACCGAAACTAGCGGTTGGTAAATTGCACACGTTGTGGGTAGAATTCGCGAAATTCTACGAGAGTAATAAGCAGTTCAAAGAAGCAGCTGTAGTCTTCCAAAAAGCCGTTGAAGTTCCGTACCAGAAAGTCGACGATTTGGCTTCCGTTTGGTGCGAATGGGCCGAAATGGAGATCCGAAGAGAACGATACGACGCTGCGTTGAAGTTACTCCAAAAAGCCACCGTATTACCGTCTAGAAAAGTGGCGTATCATGATGAAAAGGAACCTGTGCAAGCTAGGGTTCATAAATCGTTGAAACTTTGGTCTATGTATGCCGATTTGGAAGAAAGTGTTGGTACTTTCAAG TCTTGTAAAGCGGTCTACGATCGAataatcgatttgaaaatagCTAATCCTCAGTTAATAATTAATTACGGTCTGTTCCTGGAAGAGaacaaatattttgaagaagCATTTAGA GCTTACGAAAAGGGAATCTCTTTATTCAAGTGGCCCAATGTGTTTGATATTTGGAATACGTATTTGTCGAAATTTCTCAACAGATATGGAGGAAAACAGCTGGATCGAGCTAGAGATTTATTTATCCAGTGTTTGGAACATTGTCctccaaaatttgccaaaa atttttatcTATTGTACGCTGATATGGAAGAAAAATACGGATTAGCTCGACATTCGATGGAAGTTTACAGACGTGCTACTCAAGCAGTATTACCAGAAGAGAAACTCGAG ATGTACGGTATCTATATCAAGAAAGCTCATACAATGTACGGTATCGATAAAGTACGCCAAATATACGAAGAAGCTATCGAAAATCTAGACGTGGAAGGATCGAAAATAATGCACTTGAAATTCTCCGAATTGGAAACAAAACTAGGTGAAATCGATCGAGCCAGAGCGATTTACGCGCATTGTAGCGAAATGTGTGATCCTAGG gtAACTGCTGACTTTTGGGAAACGTGGACTAATTTCGAAGTGCAACATGGCAGCGAAGATACGCTTAAAGAGATGCTTAGAATTAAACGCAGCGTACAAGCTTCGTACAATACTCAA GTCAACATGATGTCCGCCCAGATGTTGGCAGCTGCCGCAAACGCTTCTGGTACCGTTTCCGATCTGGCTCCTGGCGCTAAAGATGGTATGCGAATGTTGGAGGCAAAGGCAGCCGAAATGTCAGCCGCAGCTGGTGaaataattg CTGCCGAAAATCGTGGTCCTCGAGTAGAAATATCGTTTGTACGCGGAGAAACGACCGGTGGCGATAAGAACAACGATGGACCGAATGTTGCCAATCCGGACGAGATAAATATTGATGaagatgatgacgacgacgacgatgcatAA